A single region of the Candidatus Binataceae bacterium genome encodes:
- a CDS encoding RidA family protein produces MTRQNHLMIPGAPTPVAPFSHAVEIDGWLFVTGQMPTWPGDDARALPEGIEAQTRRVLDNLAIVLAGAGYSLAQVVSARVYLAEFKRDYERMNAVYRGYFAEGRLPARTCIGVTALARDALVEIDLVARK; encoded by the coding sequence GTGACGCGACAGAACCACCTGATGATCCCCGGCGCGCCGACCCCGGTCGCGCCGTTCAGCCACGCCGTCGAGATCGACGGCTGGCTTTTCGTGACGGGACAGATGCCGACCTGGCCGGGCGACGACGCGCGCGCTCTCCCGGAGGGAATCGAGGCGCAGACGCGGCGCGTCCTCGACAATCTCGCGATCGTGCTCGCCGGCGCCGGCTATTCGCTGGCGCAGGTCGTTTCAGCCCGCGTCTACCTTGCGGAGTTCAAGCGCGACTACGAGCGGATGAACGCGGTCTATCGCGGCTATTTCGCGGAGGGCAGGCTTCCCGCACGCACTTGCATCGGCGTTACAGCGCTCGCGCGCGATGCGCTCGTGGAGATCGACCTCGTGGCGAGGAAGTAG